From the Kitasatospora atroaurantiaca genome, the window GGTGGATGAGGGCGGTCAGGGCGTGGGCGGGGATGCGGCGGGCGCGGCCGATGGTGATGGAGGCGAGCTGCCGGGTGCGGATGAGGTCGTAGACGGTGGAGCGGCTGATCTTCAGGCGGGCCATGGCCTCGGGGACGGTGAGGAGTTCGGTGTCGGCGTTCACGCGACCGCCACCGCCTGGATGGCGGTGGTCAGCGGACCGGTGGAGTGACCGGCTCGGTCGCTGGAGCGCCGGGCCTGCCGGGGAC encodes:
- a CDS encoding helix-turn-helix domain-containing protein, whose amino-acid sequence is MNADTELLTVPEAMARLKISRSTVYDLIRTRQLASITIGRARRIPAHALTALIHHHLEQAA